One genomic window of Desulfovibrio desulfuricans includes the following:
- a CDS encoding N-acetyltransferase gives MPIAVPRVGVEDKPLVQDVRVEDLSALVIRSATVRDVHGMSALINHYASSNVMLARGPQYLYQHIQDYMVATAPSADDGHEVVVACGAVHVLWEDLAEIRSVAVHPLCQAQGFGKRLVAALVDRCRDLGLPRVFAFTLAAPFFSKCGFSEFKRDDMPAIVWVECSKCPKFYCCDEIGMILEL, from the coding sequence ATGCCCATTGCCGTTCCACGCGTTGGCGTAGAAGACAAACCTCTTGTTCAGGATGTTCGCGTAGAAGACCTTTCAGCGCTGGTCATCCGTTCGGCCACGGTGCGCGACGTGCACGGCATGTCTGCGCTTATCAACCATTATGCGTCGTCCAACGTCATGCTGGCGCGCGGGCCGCAGTACCTCTATCAGCATATTCAGGACTACATGGTTGCCACGGCTCCCTCGGCCGACGACGGGCATGAGGTTGTGGTTGCCTGCGGCGCTGTGCATGTGCTGTGGGAAGACCTGGCGGAAATACGCTCGGTGGCGGTTCACCCCCTGTGCCAGGCGCAGGGCTTTGGCAAAAGGCTGGTGGCCGCGCTGGTTGACCGATGTCGCGATCTCGGCTTGCCGAGGGTTTTTGCCTTTACTCTGGCTGCGCCGTTCTTTTCCAAGTGCGGTTTCAGCGAGTTTAAACGCGATGATATGCCCGCCATTGTGTGGGTTGAATGCAGTAAATGTCCCAAGTTTTACTGCTGTGACGAAATTGGAATGATACTCGAATTATAG
- a CDS encoding histidine-type phosphatase yields MRTAPRLIIVCLACALLCHLPLSGIAAQQGDDQPRLMKVVALSRHGVRSPTQAPDTLSQWSTRNWPQWPVPRGFLTPRGARLVTAMWEDMRGQMLNLGLLPDSVCPPPGKVFVRADVDQRTRATAKALLDGLCPGGGQTYAVSSQTPDPLFHPVQAGFQRFDPASVAASIMATAGGDLDRLHEDNAGALTHIQHLSAPVAPEMCARYNLPPTCGLADLPNSVSVDADGKGAGLSGALATASSMAEIFLLEYAQWPEISAGWGQVDAHVLREVLPVHTSVFNTVNRSPVVALFKGASLLSEMAAALDGTHRDQRCNAASLVVFVGHDTNLANVGELLGVHWQLPGYPDNATPPGSVLMLELWDMGGKKEVRVRFFAQSLEALHEPFADPPQPVSGLTIPQFTDPARTHKATAALVTAPPVVGEARFSLENFSQRVDKALRNAPLVPQEVPPLRLRVDSDVDSGPAAATSAEASSPVKTR; encoded by the coding sequence ATGCGCACTGCACCACGCTTAATCATTGTCTGCCTTGCCTGCGCACTGCTCTGCCATTTGCCCCTATCTGGCATTGCGGCGCAGCAGGGGGACGATCAACCCCGCCTTATGAAAGTTGTAGCGCTTTCCCGCCACGGGGTGCGCTCGCCCACGCAGGCTCCCGATACGCTTTCGCAGTGGAGCACCCGCAACTGGCCCCAGTGGCCTGTGCCGAGGGGTTTCCTCACGCCGCGCGGTGCGCGGCTGGTAACCGCCATGTGGGAAGACATGCGCGGGCAAATGCTGAATCTTGGCCTGCTGCCCGACAGCGTCTGTCCGCCGCCCGGCAAGGTATTTGTGCGCGCCGATGTGGATCAACGCACCAGAGCAACAGCCAAAGCCCTGCTTGATGGCCTCTGTCCGGGGGGCGGGCAGACCTATGCCGTTTCAAGCCAGACGCCCGATCCGCTTTTTCATCCCGTGCAGGCGGGTTTTCAGCGTTTTGATCCTGCCTCGGTCGCCGCAAGCATCATGGCCACGGCCGGGGGCGATCTTGATCGGCTGCATGAGGACAATGCAGGAGCCTTGACCCACATCCAGCACCTGAGCGCTCCCGTGGCCCCGGAGATGTGCGCGCGCTACAATCTGCCGCCCACCTGCGGGCTTGCAGACCTGCCCAATTCTGTGAGCGTTGATGCTGACGGCAAGGGCGCAGGGCTTTCCGGCGCGCTGGCTACCGCATCAAGCATGGCGGAAATTTTTTTGCTGGAATACGCCCAGTGGCCTGAAATTTCTGCCGGGTGGGGCCAGGTGGACGCGCACGTTCTGCGTGAAGTGCTGCCCGTGCACACAAGCGTGTTCAACACTGTGAACCGCTCTCCGGTTGTGGCTCTTTTCAAGGGGGCATCGCTGCTTTCAGAAATGGCTGCGGCCCTTGACGGCACCCACAGGGATCAACGCTGCAACGCGGCTTCCCTGGTTGTTTTTGTGGGGCACGACACCAACCTTGCCAATGTGGGCGAATTGCTGGGCGTACACTGGCAGTTGCCCGGCTACCCCGATAACGCCACCCCGCCAGGATCAGTCCTTATGCTTGAGCTGTGGGATATGGGCGGTAAAAAAGAAGTGCGCGTGCGCTTTTTTGCCCAGTCGCTGGAAGCCCTGCATGAACCCTTTGCTGATCCGCCGCAGCCTGTGAGCGGCCTGACCATCCCCCAGTTTACCGATCCGGCCAGAACCCACAAGGCAACTGCGGCTCTGGTAACAGCGCCGCCTGTTGTGGGGGAGGCCCGCTTCAGCCTTGAAAACTTTTCACAGCGGGTTGACAAAGCACTGCGTAATGCCCCCCTGGTTCCGCAAGAAGTTCCCCCGCTGCGCCTGCGGGTGGACAGCGATGTGGACAGCGGCCCCGCCGCGGCCACTTCCGCTGAGGCTTCTTCACCAGTAAAAACCCGCTGA
- a CDS encoding EF-hand domain-containing protein, which yields MSVSALSSSSSSYWEKMLAQMKGSSEAQSQDNLSGKLFGDLDSDGNGLLSLDETGLSGELYNKLDTDGDGAVSQTELQKAIETQRNAMFTSMQMGQSQAAQTAASTQPTAKDLLSAIMSGQVPGGMQGAGRGGKGDDLASKLFSSLDSDGSGGLSAKETGLSQSVFDSMDTDQDGSVSADELSAALKKQREAMNNNSQNPQNQSSEQNSSGEMDAKTLLSSIMNGQVPPPPPTQGQSASSGQNGSSHVASKLFSSLDSDGSDGLSVDETGLSQSVFDSMDVNQDGSVSADELATALEKQRAAMGTDQTSTNRTAMARSFLSAIANSAYQSVSQTTAAAQSVEAVA from the coding sequence ATGAGCGTCAGTGCGTTATCATCATCCTCTTCCTCCTATTGGGAGAAGATGCTTGCGCAGATGAAAGGCTCCAGCGAAGCACAATCGCAGGACAATCTGTCAGGCAAGCTTTTCGGGGATCTGGATTCAGACGGGAATGGCCTGCTGAGTCTTGATGAAACAGGGCTCAGCGGCGAACTCTACAACAAACTTGATACCGATGGCGATGGAGCCGTTTCGCAGACTGAACTGCAAAAAGCCATCGAAACCCAACGCAACGCCATGTTCACCAGCATGCAGATGGGGCAGAGCCAGGCCGCGCAAACGGCTGCGTCAACCCAGCCCACTGCCAAGGATCTGCTTTCCGCCATTATGAGCGGGCAGGTTCCTGGCGGCATGCAGGGCGCAGGGCGCGGCGGCAAGGGTGACGACCTTGCGTCCAAACTCTTTTCCTCGCTGGACAGTGACGGCAGCGGCGGCCTGAGCGCCAAGGAAACGGGCCTCAGCCAGTCCGTGTTTGACTCCATGGACACCGATCAGGATGGCTCCGTTTCTGCCGATGAACTGTCGGCAGCGCTGAAAAAGCAGCGCGAAGCCATGAACAACAACTCCCAGAATCCGCAAAACCAGTCCAGCGAGCAGAACTCCTCGGGCGAAATGGACGCAAAAACCCTGCTGTCTTCCATCATGAACGGCCAGGTGCCCCCGCCGCCTCCCACGCAGGGGCAGTCTGCCTCGTCTGGTCAGAACGGATCATCCCACGTGGCGTCCAAACTCTTCTCGAGCCTGGACAGCGATGGCAGTGACGGCCTGAGCGTTGACGAGACAGGTCTCAGCCAGTCAGTGTTCGACTCTATGGATGTGAACCAGGACGGCTCCGTTTCTGCTGACGAGCTTGCTACCGCGCTTGAAAAGCAACGTGCAGCAATGGGAACGGACCAGACCAGCACAAACCGAACCGCCATGGCCCGCAGTTTTCTGTCAGCCATTGCCAACAGCGCCTACCAGAGCGTGAGCCAGACCACCGCCGCTGCCCAGAGCGTGGAAGCAGTGGCCTGA
- a CDS encoding DUF169 domain-containing protein, with the protein MNTFEKLSETLMRELRLIHAPVAIKYFYDQKELDSFKETQPHYSPMKPLTFCQSEVGARMEGITVIVERDKMGCTNASFVFGWKELDEPEIKSHLKYCADADHARKVLEAKPHVPANLLAIAVSPLAAATTQPDVVHFVCDTMQAYHIIGDWMATQRIDNFHPSMSVNSAVCSGNVYTLNTKQANLYLACSGSYNSGKTERGEINVSIPGEHMEALVQRLEDRVTNKGGASITRLGEPFPGAAVCKNCPLIVFKKERDA; encoded by the coding sequence ATGAACACATTTGAAAAGCTTAGTGAAACGTTGATGCGTGAGCTGCGCCTCATTCATGCACCCGTTGCAATCAAATATTTCTACGACCAGAAGGAGCTGGATTCCTTCAAGGAAACTCAGCCCCACTACTCCCCCATGAAGCCGCTGACCTTCTGCCAGAGCGAAGTCGGCGCGCGCATGGAAGGTATTACAGTCATTGTGGAACGCGACAAGATGGGCTGTACCAATGCTAGCTTTGTGTTCGGCTGGAAAGAGCTGGACGAACCCGAAATCAAAAGCCACCTCAAGTACTGCGCCGATGCCGACCATGCCCGCAAGGTGCTTGAAGCCAAGCCGCATGTTCCGGCCAATCTGCTGGCCATAGCCGTGAGCCCGCTTGCGGCAGCTACCACCCAGCCCGATGTGGTGCACTTTGTGTGCGATACCATGCAGGCCTACCACATCATTGGCGATTGGATGGCAACCCAGCGCATCGACAATTTCCATCCCTCTATGAGCGTCAACTCAGCCGTCTGCTCCGGCAACGTCTACACGCTGAACACTAAGCAGGCGAACCTGTACCTCGCTTGCAGCGGCAGCTACAATTCCGGCAAGACGGAACGGGGCGAAATCAACGTATCCATCCCCGGCGAGCACATGGAAGCTCTGGTGCAGCGCCTTGAAGACCGCGTCACCAACAAGGGCGGCGCGTCCATCACCCGCCTTGGCGAACCCTTCCCCGGCGCAGCCGTGTGCAAGAACTGCCCTCTCATTGTTTTCAAGAAAGAACGCGACGCCTAA
- the eutC gene encoding ethanolamine ammonia-lyase subunit EutC, with product MNVMKQEYLPASAATVLEDPWADLKRYTDARIALGRCGVSLPQTEWLRFRLAHARARDAVLTPFDRAGVRSDIESAGLRCLELASAAASREDFLASPDKGRRLSEASRELLASQYAGADNQGADICLVISDGLSARAVHENAAPFARLFLASAADAGYSATPVALVAFGRVAVADEVASLMKARLVVILIGERPGLSSPNSLGVYLTYAPFPGCTDEARNCISNVRPAGLSIEEGVRKLCYLVQGAFARQLTGVNLKDDMPATYLPFGKDPAAIA from the coding sequence ATGAACGTCATGAAGCAGGAGTATTTGCCAGCATCAGCGGCAACAGTTTTGGAAGACCCGTGGGCCGATCTGAAACGCTATACGGATGCCCGCATTGCCCTTGGGCGTTGTGGCGTCAGCCTGCCGCAGACGGAGTGGCTGCGGTTTCGGCTGGCGCATGCCAGAGCGCGCGATGCCGTGCTGACGCCTTTTGACAGGGCAGGCGTGCGTTCAGATATTGAAAGTGCAGGGTTGCGCTGCCTTGAGCTTGCAAGCGCTGCTGCAAGCAGGGAGGATTTTCTGGCAAGCCCCGACAAGGGGCGGCGGCTTTCGGAAGCCTCGCGCGAGCTGCTTGCAAGCCAGTACGCAGGAGCTGACAATCAGGGGGCGGACATTTGCCTTGTTATCAGCGATGGGCTTTCGGCCCGGGCTGTTCATGAAAACGCGGCCCCCTTTGCCCGGCTTTTTCTGGCCAGCGCGGCAGATGCCGGCTATAGCGCAACTCCCGTGGCTCTGGTGGCGTTTGGGCGGGTTGCCGTGGCGGACGAAGTTGCTTCGCTCATGAAGGCAAGGCTGGTGGTGATTCTTATTGGTGAACGGCCGGGGTTGAGTTCGCCCAATTCTCTGGGAGTTTACCTGACCTATGCGCCCTTTCCCGGTTGCACCGATGAAGCGCGGAACTGTATTTCAAATGTGCGGCCTGCGGGACTGAGCATTGAAGAAGGCGTGCGCAAACTGTGCTATCTGGTGCAGGGGGCCTTTGCACGGCAATTGACCGGGGTGAACCTCAAGGATGACATGCCCGCCACGTACTTGCCCTTTGGTAAGGATCCTGCTGCGATTGCATAG
- a CDS encoding ethanolamine ammonia-lyase subunit EutB has product MNAHSTLREILAKASPLRSGDVLAGVAAANDEERVRAQMVLADVPLKRFLNEEVVPYEQDEITRLIFDSHDAAAFAPISSFTVGQFRDWLLTDAANAESLAALTAGITPEMAAAASKLMRLQDLILVASKCSVVTRFRNTIGLPGHFSVRLQPNHPTDDARGILASTIDGLYYGSGDAVIGINPASDSLENIARLLCLLDELIARYEIPTQSCVLTHVTNAVELIRRGVPLDLCFQSIAGTEKANASFGIDLSLLEEAWQATLELGRGTVGDDVMYFETGQGSALSANANFGVDQQTLECRAYAVARRFRPLLVNTVVGFIGPEYLFNGKQIIRAGLEDHCCGKLLGLPMGVDICYTNHADADQDDMDALLTLLGAAGCNFIMGIPGADDIMLNYQSTSFHDAAYLRKLLGKRPAPEFEAWLESMGIHDDAGALLPPAGALRGLEQRVRQAT; this is encoded by the coding sequence ATGAATGCCCACAGCACTCTGCGCGAAATCCTGGCCAAGGCGTCGCCCCTCAGATCGGGCGACGTGCTGGCCGGGGTGGCCGCCGCCAACGACGAGGAACGCGTGCGCGCCCAGATGGTGCTGGCCGATGTGCCCCTCAAACGCTTCCTGAACGAGGAGGTGGTGCCTTATGAACAGGACGAGATCACCCGCCTTATTTTTGACAGCCACGATGCTGCGGCCTTTGCGCCCATAAGTTCCTTTACCGTGGGGCAGTTCCGCGACTGGCTGCTGACCGATGCAGCCAATGCAGAAAGCCTTGCGGCGCTGACGGCGGGCATCACGCCGGAAATGGCCGCAGCCGCCAGCAAACTCATGCGGTTGCAGGATCTTATACTGGTGGCGTCCAAATGCAGCGTGGTAACGCGCTTTCGCAATACCATAGGATTACCGGGGCATTTTTCTGTCCGTTTGCAACCAAACCACCCCACGGACGATGCGCGGGGAATTCTGGCATCAACCATTGACGGGCTGTATTACGGCTCCGGCGATGCGGTTATCGGCATCAATCCGGCTTCCGACAGTCTGGAAAACATCGCAAGGCTCCTGTGCCTGCTGGACGAGCTCATTGCGCGCTATGAAATACCCACCCAAAGCTGCGTGCTGACCCACGTAACCAATGCCGTGGAGCTTATCCGCAGGGGGGTGCCGCTGGATCTGTGCTTTCAGTCCATAGCAGGAACAGAAAAGGCCAATGCCAGTTTTGGCATAGACCTTTCCCTGCTGGAAGAAGCGTGGCAGGCAACGCTTGAACTTGGGCGCGGCACCGTGGGTGATGATGTGATGTACTTTGAAACAGGGCAGGGCAGCGCCCTCTCTGCCAACGCCAATTTCGGGGTCGATCAGCAAACTCTGGAATGCCGCGCCTACGCCGTGGCCCGCAGGTTCCGTCCATTGCTGGTGAATACCGTGGTTGGATTTATCGGGCCGGAGTATCTGTTCAATGGCAAGCAGATTATCCGCGCCGGGCTGGAAGACCATTGCTGCGGCAAACTGCTGGGTCTGCCTATGGGGGTGGACATCTGTTACACCAACCATGCCGATGCCGATCAGGACGACATGGATGCACTGCTGACCTTGCTGGGCGCGGCTGGTTGCAATTTTATCATGGGTATTCCTGGTGCGGACGACATCATGCTCAATTATCAATCCACCTCGTTCCACGATGCGGCCTATCTGCGCAAGCTGCTGGGCAAGCGGCCTGCACCGGAGTTTGAGGCGTGGCTTGAAAGCATGGGCATTCACGATGATGCCGGTGCATTGCTGCCACCGGCCGGCGCGTTGCGCGGGCTTGAGCAGCGCGTCAGACAGGCCACATAG
- a CDS encoding TRAP transporter large permease, with protein sequence MFDLTFTLSHEGIALMLFASMGMLMLTGQRVFAAIGFTGAIAALFLWGTGGSQMAFNASITLMKWFPMITLPLFIYMGYMLSESGIANDLYRMFHVWMGPLPGGLAIGTVILMVAISAMNGLSVAGMAIGATIAMPEMLKRGYDKRMVSGVIQAGSSLGIMMPPSVVMVLYGMIARQPVSSLWMAGIGPALMFAVILIGYIVIRCKLNPAMGPALPKEERESITSAEKWKSLWAGLLPLAIIFSVTGAFMTGITSLVESSAVGALVATIAALVKGRLTARVMRVVLVQTLSVSCMFMWIIMAALCFSSVFDGLGAVHAIKKLFIDGWNLSPWGVLIVMQLSYLFMGMFLDDTAMLIIVAPLYIPLVKALGFDPIWYGVLYTITCEIAYMTPPFGYNLFLMKAMAPKGVTLNDIYASIVPMVIIMLVGLVLVMLFPDIAMFLPRTFL encoded by the coding sequence ATGTTCGATCTTACGTTCACTCTTTCTCATGAGGGCATTGCCCTGATGCTCTTCGCATCCATGGGCATGCTCATGCTCACCGGACAGCGGGTGTTTGCAGCCATCGGCTTCACCGGAGCCATCGCGGCCCTCTTTCTGTGGGGTACCGGCGGTTCGCAGATGGCGTTCAACGCCAGCATCACGCTGATGAAGTGGTTCCCCATGATCACGCTGCCCCTGTTCATCTACATGGGCTACATGCTCTCGGAATCGGGCATCGCCAACGATCTTTACCGCATGTTCCACGTCTGGATGGGGCCCTTGCCCGGCGGCCTTGCCATCGGTACGGTCATTCTGATGGTGGCCATTTCCGCCATGAACGGCCTGAGCGTTGCGGGCATGGCCATCGGCGCAACCATCGCCATGCCGGAAATGCTCAAGCGCGGATATGACAAGCGCATGGTTTCGGGCGTTATTCAGGCAGGCAGCTCGCTGGGCATCATGATGCCGCCAAGCGTTGTTATGGTGCTCTACGGCATGATCGCCCGTCAGCCTGTCAGCAGTCTCTGGATGGCTGGCATCGGCCCCGCCCTCATGTTCGCGGTGATACTCATTGGCTACATTGTCATCCGCTGCAAGCTTAATCCCGCCATGGGCCCTGCGCTGCCCAAGGAAGAACGCGAATCCATCACCTCGGCGGAAAAGTGGAAGAGCCTCTGGGCTGGCCTGCTGCCGCTTGCCATTATTTTTTCTGTGACCGGCGCGTTCATGACCGGCATCACCAGCCTGGTGGAAAGCTCCGCCGTGGGCGCTCTGGTGGCGACCATCGCCGCCCTGGTCAAGGGGCGGCTTACGGCCAGGGTGATGCGCGTGGTTCTGGTGCAGACCCTCAGCGTGAGCTGCATGTTCATGTGGATCATCATGGCTGCCCTGTGTTTCAGCTCTGTTTTTGACGGCCTTGGCGCAGTGCATGCCATCAAGAAGCTCTTCATCGACGGCTGGAACCTCAGCCCCTGGGGCGTGCTTATCGTCATGCAGCTTTCGTATCTTTTCATGGGCATGTTTCTTGACGATACGGCCATGCTGATCATTGTGGCCCCGCTGTATATTCCGCTGGTCAAGGCGCTGGGTTTTGACCCCATCTGGTATGGCGTGCTCTACACCATCACCTGTGAGATCGCCTATATGACGCCGCCATTCGGGTACAACCTCTTTTTGATGAAGGCCATGGCTCCAAAGGGAGTCACGCTGAACGACATCTACGCCTCCATTGTGCCAATGGTCATAATAATGCTGGTGGGGCTGGTGCTGGTTATGCTCTTCCCTGATATTGCCATGTTCCTGCCCAGAACATTCCTGTAG
- a CDS encoding TRAP transporter small permease subunit, with protein MPNWIKLFVKYVDAVNRLVGRGVLYLVFVMMGILLYSAISRYCFDAPVIWGVEMAQFTMVVYYILGGGFALLTNSHVRMDVFYGRWKWRKQAKMDVITSVFLVAYLALLFYGCVSSTWYSIEFDQHNNSAWAPALAPVKITMGIGIFLTLLQAFSEFFKALARSRGLLLGEEVPERLIVESGYVEPEAEPQLVGVVADPVASTQVLAPAQALGGSR; from the coding sequence ATGCCAAACTGGATCAAGCTGTTTGTCAAATATGTGGATGCGGTTAACCGCCTGGTGGGGCGGGGGGTTCTTTATCTTGTGTTCGTCATGATGGGCATTTTGCTCTATTCGGCCATATCCCGTTACTGCTTTGATGCGCCGGTTATCTGGGGCGTGGAAATGGCCCAGTTCACCATGGTGGTCTACTACATACTTGGCGGCGGTTTTGCCCTGCTTACCAATTCGCACGTGCGCATGGATGTGTTTTATGGCCGCTGGAAGTGGAGAAAGCAGGCAAAGATGGATGTGATCACGTCTGTTTTTCTGGTCGCGTACCTTGCGTTGCTGTTCTACGGTTGTGTTTCAAGCACGTGGTACTCCATAGAGTTTGATCAGCACAACAATTCTGCCTGGGCCCCGGCTTTGGCCCCCGTCAAAATCACCATGGGCATTGGTATTTTTCTTACGCTGTTGCAGGCCTTTTCGGAATTTTTCAAGGCGCTGGCGCGCTCGCGCGGCCTGCTGCTGGGCGAGGAAGTACCCGAACGTCTTATTGTAGAAAGCGGTTATGTGGAACCAGAAGCGGAGCCTCAGCTTGTTGGTGTTGTGGCTGATCCGGTTGCTTCGACGCAGGTTCTTGCCCCGGCGCAAGCGCTGGGTGGCTCGCGGTAA
- a CDS encoding TRAP transporter substrate-binding protein yields the protein MERREFLKTAGMGATAAVAATTGIMGATEAKAAKAPIKWRMQTYAGAALAEFVIKPQIDAFNKAANGEMVIELYTSDQLVPTSELFRAVQNGTIDAVQCDEDSMSSPADVAIFGAYFPFATRYSLDVPALFEHWGLNDIWKEAYGEIKGVEWLGAGSWDPCNFATTKPIRSLADLKGKRVFSFPTGGKFMSQFGVVPVTLPWEDIQVALQTGELDGVCWSGITEDYTSGWAEQCKYYLTNNICGAWIGSYFANSKKWAEVPEHLKTLFKLTCDSSNYFRQHWYWWGEAHYRATGGKMELTSIPDAEWGTVEEAAHKFWDETAKKSPRCAKVVDILKKYNAEMAVAGRPYRY from the coding sequence ATGGAGAGGCGTGAGTTTTTGAAGACAGCGGGTATGGGCGCCACGGCGGCGGTTGCCGCTACAACTGGCATTATGGGGGCCACTGAGGCAAAGGCCGCCAAGGCTCCCATCAAGTGGCGCATGCAGACCTATGCAGGCGCGGCGCTTGCCGAGTTTGTCATCAAGCCGCAGATCGACGCCTTCAACAAGGCCGCCAATGGCGAAATGGTCATCGAACTTTACACCTCCGACCAGCTGGTTCCCACCAGCGAGCTTTTCCGCGCCGTGCAGAACGGTACCATAGATGCCGTGCAGTGTGACGAAGACTCCATGTCTTCCCCTGCAGATGTGGCCATCTTTGGCGCGTATTTTCCCTTTGCCACCCGCTATTCGCTTGATGTGCCCGCTCTTTTTGAACACTGGGGCCTGAACGACATCTGGAAAGAAGCCTACGGCGAGATCAAGGGCGTTGAATGGCTTGGCGCAGGCTCATGGGATCCCTGCAACTTTGCCACCACCAAGCCTATCCGCAGCCTTGCCGACCTCAAAGGCAAGCGCGTGTTCTCCTTCCCCACGGGTGGAAAGTTCATGAGCCAGTTTGGCGTGGTGCCTGTTACCCTGCCCTGGGAAGACATTCAGGTGGCCCTGCAAACCGGCGAGCTGGACGGCGTGTGCTGGTCGGGCATTACAGAAGACTACACCTCCGGCTGGGCAGAGCAGTGCAAGTATTACCTCACCAACAACATCTGCGGCGCGTGGATCGGTTCGTACTTTGCCAACAGCAAAAAGTGGGCTGAAGTGCCGGAACACCTCAAAACGCTGTTCAAGCTCACCTGCGACAGCTCCAACTATTTTCGCCAGCACTGGTACTGGTGGGGCGAGGCTCACTACCGCGCCACCGGCGGCAAGATGGAACTGACCTCCATTCCCGATGCTGAATGGGGCACTGTTGAAGAGGCCGCCCACAAGTTCTGGGACGAAACAGCCAAGAAAAGCCCGCGCTGCGCCAAGGTTGTGGATATCCTCAAAAAGTACAATGCCGAAATGGCTGTTGCGGGCCGTCCGTACCGTTATTGA
- a CDS encoding DeoR/GlpR family DNA-binding transcription regulator, translated as MLRETRLHRILALIAVNGHISTERLIKELGISRETARRDIIELENQGAARRVHGGLVALDSSTSEPSLKERRTRLEREKRAIARATVLQLQQGQTVFMDAGTTTTALAEELCTMPGLTIVTNSLRAAIILSERDEDKKNDSTVVLVGGRILAGREQTCGEGVIEEIQRWRADMAILSPVGLDAHHGASSFLPEEAAVARCMAQRASRLCILADHTKLGVISRINYASPREISMLITDAAASDLPCLKELKEILPKVILA; from the coding sequence ATGCTGCGCGAAACCCGCCTGCACCGCATACTTGCCCTCATAGCAGTCAACGGCCATATCAGCACAGAGCGGCTCATCAAGGAGCTGGGAATTTCCCGGGAAACTGCCCGCAGGGATATTATCGAGCTGGAAAACCAGGGCGCGGCAAGGCGTGTGCACGGCGGGCTTGTGGCACTGGATTCCTCTACTTCCGAACCGTCTCTCAAAGAGCGTAGAACCCGGCTGGAACGGGAAAAACGCGCCATTGCCCGCGCCACGGTGCTGCAACTGCAACAGGGGCAAACGGTTTTTATGGACGCAGGCACCACAACAACGGCTCTGGCCGAGGAACTCTGCACCATGCCTGGGCTTACCATTGTTACCAACAGCCTGCGCGCGGCCATTATTTTGAGTGAAAGGGATGAAGATAAAAAAAACGACAGTACAGTGGTGCTGGTGGGAGGCCGCATTCTTGCCGGCCGGGAGCAGACCTGCGGCGAGGGTGTGATTGAAGAAATTCAGCGCTGGCGGGCAGATATGGCGATTCTTTCGCCTGTGGGGCTGGATGCACACCACGGGGCAAGCAGTTTTTTGCCGGAAGAAGCCGCCGTGGCGCGCTGCATGGCCCAGCGCGCCAGCAGGCTGTGCATACTCGCCGATCACACAAAGCTTGGCGTTATCAGCCGGATAAACTACGCCTCACCTCGCGAAATTTCCATGCTCATTACCGATGCCGCAGCTTCAGATTTGCCATGTCTGAAGGAGCTGAAAGAAATTTTGCCAAAAGTCATTCTGGCCTGA